The following is a genomic window from Neodiprion pinetum isolate iyNeoPine1 chromosome 3, iyNeoPine1.2, whole genome shotgun sequence.
AGAGCGAGGTCGGTGCGAAGCCATCACCTCGATATTTCACGTTCTTCCGAGGTAAGATAGCTAACATTGATCAACTCTAATAATCGTACTTAACGTATTAATATCAGCTAAACAAATTGTTGCCTGAACATGATATGTGAAGCCAGAGAAGTCATCTTCCAGCATATGTTGCCACATCATAACCTCAATGTTGAGGTTATAATTACGGGTGATCAGCACATTGTTCTTGTCATAACAGCGGTACtattcgaatttacattcgcCTTATTCAATTGAAAGTTGTCAATGTCCGGTAGGGTTTTAATTCTTTCGTACGAGTTATACAAAgagttgcaattttttataattcgcTCAGCATAGTTAGATAGTTATTTTCCGTGTCGTTAACTgttcaaatattgaaattaaaattgcaGGCTTATCTTAGCCCAATATTGAGCCAAGATGCCACCCAAAAAATCAATGGAAGAAACCGATCGGCTGACACGGATAGCCATAGTGAATTCCGACAAGTGTAAGCCCAAGCGTTGCCGGCAAGAATGCAAACGATCATGTCCTGTTGTGCGCATGGGAAAGCTTTGTATTGAAGTTACACCCAATAGCAAGATTGCGTCGATATCCGAAGAACTTTGCATCGGGTGCGGTATTTGTGTGAAGGTTAGATTAGGCTTTATTGTATTATCTTTATTCGCAGTTGGTCTTGTCAGAAAGCAGTAATTGTCAATCTGTTCTGGTTTTAGAAATGCCCATTTGAGGCTATTTCCATCATCAATTTACCGAGCAATCTCGAGAAAGAAACCACACATCGTTACTCCAAGAATTCTTTTAAACTGCATAGACTTCCGATTCCACGCCCAGGTGAAGTCTTAGGATTAGTAGGTACTAACGGAATTGGAAAGTCAACCGCGCTGAAAATTCTGGCTGGAAAACAGAAGCCCAATCTCGGCCGTTTCACTGTAAATACATGTTCCTACCGAACTAGTTCCAGTGATATCCGACTAAGCCGGACTTACGATACACATTCTTCTAGGATCCACCAGACTGGACAGAAATCTTGAGCCATTTCAGGGGTAGCGAGCTTCAAAATTactttacaaaaattttggagGATGATTTAAAGGCGCTGATCAAGCCCCAATATGTTGATCAAATACCAAAAGCTGTCAAAGGCACAGTTCAACAATTGTTGGATAAGAAAGACGAGTGTAAAAATCAGATGGAGATCTGCCGGATGTTGGGTAATACGATTATGCTGCAATCGgttgattaattttaaataaactaGAAGTTAcaccaaattttttaacattttaatGGCTTAGACCATTTTTTGATAAACGATTCATTTCATATCTCACTTGAATTTAGATCTTACCCACATACGGGATCGAGGTATCGAAGCTTTATCTGGAGGTGAACTGCAACGATTTGCCTGTGCAATGGTGTGTATCCAAGATGGAGATATATTCATGTTTGACGAGCCATCTTCTTACTTAGACGTTAAACAACGCCTAAACGCTGCTGTCACCATACGCTCCCTCATACATCCCGACAAGTATGTTTCACATACATGCGTAAtctgaaaaatcaataattagATTATTCATTGTGCAATAGTTTGTTGCTTACCTTCGCTGACTTACGTATTCGGTAGTCAATGTGATAATTCGTACAGGATTTCTTTTGAGTATGTTGCAAGGTCCCGGCATGTTTTCCTTCCAATTAAATTATCATCACCAAAGTTATTCattataatttctattctattatatAACCTTATAGGTTTATAATCGTTGTGGAGCATGACTTGTCAGTTCTGGACTACTTGTCTGACTTCATCTGCTGCTTGTACGGAGTCCCTGGTGCTTACGGCGTTGTCACAATGCCATTCTCAGTACGGGAAggaattaacatttttttggaCGGATTTGTGCCAACGGAAAACCTGCGCTTCCGGGAGGAATCGCTCGTGTTCAAAGTCGCGGAGAGCGCGACCGAAGAGGAAGTGAAACGAATGAATCACTACGAGTATCCGAAAATGACGAAAACCATGGGATCTTTTACTCTGGCGGTTGAAAAGGGCCAGTTCACAGACTCCGAGATATTAGTACTACTTGGGGAAAACGGAACTGGCAAAACCACTTTTATAAGAATGCTTGCTGGAAATTTGCCTGCCGACGAAGGCTCAGGTAAACCATAAGCCACAAAGAAACGCAGTGACAAAATTAGAAGATGatcaaattgaaatgaattttgtacCATAAGTTGGGTTTTTATTACAGGAAATATCCCACTCTTGCACATCAGTTACAAACCGCAGAAAATCAGTCCCAAATCTCAAGGTATAGTGAGGCAGCTgcttcatgaaaaaattagggacGCGTACATACATCCTCAGTTTATCACTGACGTTATGAAACCATTGAAGATTGATGATATAATGGATCAGGAGGTCCAGAATTTATCTGGAGGAGAATTACAGCGAGTTGCTATGGCTCTGTGCCTGGGAAAACCTGCCGATGTTTACCTCATTGATGAACCATCAGCCTATCTCGATTCTGAACAGCGTTTAGTCGCTGCGAAAGTGATTAAAAGGCATGTTTACACCCATTACAACTAGATGGAAATTCGTCAAATGGTTTGAGGTGTTTCTGTTGGTGGTTAAGggatattaatataatttcaaagtggaacgagatttttttcaaggcACTTAAATGTTGCATTGGAATTTCAGGTTCATTTTGCATGCCAAGAAAACTGGATTCGTGGTTGAACACGATTTCATAATGGCTACATATCTGGCAGACCGTGTCATTGTATTTTCTGGAACGCCATCCCTGAACACAACAGCCCACTGTCCTCAGTCCCTGCTGAACGGCATGAACCGATTTTTGGAACTCCTTGGCATCACGTTCAGGCGAGATCCCAACAATTTTAGGCCGCGAATTAATAAAAGTCAATCTGTGAAGGTACCCACATTCCATTGGTTTTCGACAACGAATTACCTGTACTCATATAGGTATTTCGATAGtgatttcattaatttttctgctCTTTGTTAGGATATGGAACAAAAGAGAGCGGGGCAATACTTCTTCCTGGAGGAATAAAGCTTGCGAATCATGCCCGTCGGAAGCAAGAACGCTACACTATATACTACACTTTAACCCGTAATTTGTATATCCCATAAAGTATTTTACGATTTGTATATGAGGTAATTGTTAAATGCTGATACACTCAAagggaaaattaatttcgttcattattttcacaatacTCTATATTTCGATTCAACGAACAGTGCATAAGTAACAATTGTAACAATTGCGCAAGGAAACACAGCTCACCGATTGCACCTAATTGATAACAAAACTCCAGCGTGTTTATCACTTCAAGTTGGAAATTCTTCAGCACAGCattcattttatacatttcaaGTTTTATAACATGGTGATGGATTCAAACATTATGATATGTATAATTTCAGGTCAAAAGAGCTGGCCAACATGAACAAATTATGGGAATAAATATAttgatttgaatttgttcCATCTTGTATACGCGATGGTTCGATATCGACCAATAAACATGTATATGATGCGTCAGAGAACACTGTGCTGACCAATTATTTTTCCCATTATAAACTGAAGAGGTGCGCGTATATCATTGCGTTATTACTTACTGCTCATTACATACAAGGTTTAAAAGCTGtccaaataattttgaaagtaattttttcgatttctatATGCTATGTATTTTCTTATTCAATGCGTTCGTAAATCTACCTACTGGTGAGTAACGTGGACAagttttatacataaatttatatgtatgtacatacatacgtctGAGCATTAAGAGAATGGTACGTGGCCGCGTAACGCGATTCTAAAGTTCTGCTTTCAGTTCAGAATGCAATCTGTATGTGTATGATGTACTCTCTTTCGAATTCATTACGGTAAACTTACTTTTATTGTTGACAAAAGGGATTAAGATACCTTGACTTGCCTTTCTTTTGATACAAgttgaaaacttcaaaaaatgcTCGTCATACCACACCACAAAACGAACCAATAACGATGCGTGTATCAAGCAATGACGTTCCTGACTGCACATGCTATCAAGTGAatccaattttatttattttttgttttttagattgagttataaattcattattcatccACACGATTAGATACATTTAACAggcatattttttaaacatactCGTGCACTGTGTGCAATTCCGTATTCGACTATACCGTTTAACATGACTGTTTTGTCAGAAATGACTTCTGTCACTTGTGAATAATATGAATTCTTatcgtttaattatttggTACGCTTGCTACACTTCAATACTAAGTATCTGTCATACATCTTAAGCATAACAAACCTGCATAATACTGGTTCGGTAAGTCCCATTAATCGGCGCACAATATTTTGGCAATCTTGAAAGTGCATCAAATTACGCTCTCGCAGATTACTGCTGGTGATgcgtaaaataaaacaaattctcTTACAATTAACTATCACGTTTATTCTACATTTTtagtctaaaaaaaaaagttattcgatCTTCcgtatcaaataattttcattcgaggATAAGTATTTTGTTGATCGTAAACGATCGTCTGACCCTCTTGTAAGGTTGACATGAATGAATAAGGCTTGTTCTCTTAACTCCTGCAACTTTCTCGTCCCTTTAAACAACGAGATGTGAAACGTCCGCGGTATAGGCTGCGGGTGAAAGGCGAATATCTTCGGTGCGAGATAACGGACGTTGACGAATGTCACTGTTG
Proteins encoded in this region:
- the pix gene encoding protein Pixie, which codes for MPPKKSMEETDRLTRIAIVNSDKCKPKRCRQECKRSCPVVRMGKLCIEVTPNSKIASISEELCIGCGICVKKCPFEAISIINLPSNLEKETTHRYSKNSFKLHRLPIPRPGEVLGLVGTNGIGKSTALKILAGKQKPNLGRFTDPPDWTEILSHFRGSELQNYFTKILEDDLKALIKPQYVDQIPKAVKGTVQQLLDKKDECKNQMEICRMLDLTHIRDRGIEALSGGELQRFACAMVCIQDGDIFMFDEPSSYLDVKQRLNAAVTIRSLIHPDKFIIVVEHDLSVLDYLSDFICCLYGVPGAYGVVTMPFSVREGINIFLDGFVPTENLRFREESLVFKVAESATEEEVKRMNHYEYPKMTKTMGSFTLAVEKGQFTDSEILVLLGENGTGKTTFIRMLAGNLPADEGSGNIPLLHISYKPQKISPKSQGIVRQLLHEKIRDAYIHPQFITDVMKPLKIDDIMDQEVQNLSGGELQRVAMALCLGKPADVYLIDEPSAYLDSEQRLVAAKVIKRFILHAKKTGFVVEHDFIMATYLADRVIVFSGTPSLNTTAHCPQSLLNGMNRFLELLGITFRRDPNNFRPRINKSQSVKDMEQKRAGQYFFLEE